In Meleagris gallopavo isolate NT-WF06-2002-E0010 breed Aviagen turkey brand Nicholas breeding stock chromosome 5, Turkey_5.1, whole genome shotgun sequence, a single window of DNA contains:
- the GSTZ1 gene encoding maleylacetoacetate isomerase encodes MASEKPILYSYFRSSCSWRVRIALALKGIAYDQVPVNLVKDGGQQFSAEFKAVNPMQQVPALKIDGITITQSLAIIQYLEDTCPNPRLLPQDPKKRAQVRMISDHIASGIQPLQNLSILNKIGEKKMEWAQQCITSGFQALEQILQHTAGRYCVGDEVSMADLCLVPQVGNAERYGVNLGPYPTITRINKALLELEAFKVSHPSRQPDTPAELRS; translated from the exons ATGGCTTCAGAAAAG CCAATACTTTACAGCTATTTCCGAAGCTCCTGTTCATGGAGAGTGAGAATCG CACTGGCTCTTAAAGGGATTGCCTATGACCAGGTACCAGTGAACCTCGTGAAGGATGGGGGGCAGCAG TTTTCTGCTGAATTCAAGGCAGTGAATCCAATGCAGCAAGTCCCAGCCTTGAAAATTGATGGTATCACCATTACTCAGTCG CTGGCTATAATTCAGTACCTAGAAGACACTTGTCCTAACCCCAGACTCTTGCCCCAAGATCCAAAGAAAAGAGCCCAAGTCAGAATGATCTCGGATCACATTGCTTCTGGCATTCAGCCGCTCCAG AATTTGAGCATCCTGAACAAaattggggagaaaaaaatggaatgggCTCAGCAGTGCATCACATCTGGATTCCAAG CACTAGAACAGAttctgcagcacactgctggaCGCTACTGTGTGGGAGATGAG GTATCCATGGCTGATCTGTGCTTGGTGCCTCAAGTTGGCAATGCTGAAAG ataCGGTGTGAACCTGGGTCCATATCCTACAATAACTAGAATAAACAAAGCTCTCCTGGAGTTAGAGGCATTCAAAGTAAGCCACCCATCCCGGCAGCCAGACactcctgcagagctgagatCTTGA